In Maylandia zebra isolate NMK-2024a unplaced genomic scaffold, Mzebra_GT3a scaffold11, whole genome shotgun sequence, a single window of DNA contains:
- the LOC143416016 gene encoding protein NLRC3-like, producing the protein MMMEEEEDRAESAGSSCPSVRSDWSKGNNPNFSGEPGATRVDQQSSEVPSGQSAQQHQTQLDSIFMLLEDNIITFVKNELKKIQKALNPNKPQCLEFQREDDEQRRNSREAFVKITVDFLRRMKQEELADRLQRQLPAAVCHRNLKSTLKKKFQCVFEGIAKAGNPTVLNQIYTELYITEGGTAEVNDEHEVRQIETASRKPDRPETTIRQEDIFKASPGRDEPIRTVLTKGVAGIGKTVLTQKYSLDWAEDKANQDIQFIFPFTFRELNVLKEEKFSLVGLVHHFFTETKEAGICSFEDFQVVFIFDGLDECRLPLDFHKTTILTDPRKSTSVDVLLINLIRGKLLPSARLWITTRPAAANQIPPDCVGMVTEVRGFTDPQKEEYFRKRFRDEEQASRIISHIKTSRSLHIMCHIPVFCWITATVLEDVLETREGGQLPKTLTEMYIHFLVVQAKVKKVKYDGGAETDPHWNKKNRKMMESLGKLAFDQLQKGNLIFYESDLTECGIDIRAASVYSGVFTQIFKEERGLYQDKVFCFIHLSVQEFLAALHVHLTFSNSGLNLLEQQQTTSQKSKLFNKPKLQSLHQSAVNKALQSPNGHLDLFLRFLLGLSLQTNQTLLRGLLTQTGSNWQTNQETVQYIKKKLSEDLSAEKSINLIHCLNELNDRSLVEEIQQSLRSGSLSTDKLSPAQWSALVFILLSSEEDLDVFDLKKYSASEEALLRLLPVVKASNKAL; encoded by the exons ctgctggaggacaacatcatcacttttgtgaagaacgagctgaagaagatccagaaggctctgaatccaaataagccccagtgcttggagtttcagagggaggatgatgagcagaggagaaacagcagagaggcatttgtgaagatcacagtggacttcctgaggagaatgaagcaggaggagctggctgaccgtctgcagagac aacttccagctgctgtttgtcatcgtaaccttaaatccaccctgaagaagaagttccagtgtgtgtttgagggcatcgctaaagcaggaaacccaaccgtcctgaatcagatctacacagagctctacatcacagagggagggactgcagaggtcaatgatgaacatgaggtcagacagattgaaacagcatccaggaaaccagacagaccagaaacaaccatcagacaagaagacatctttaaagcctcacctggaagagacgaaccaatcagaacagtgctgacaaagggagtggctggcattgggaaaacagtcttaacacagaaatacagcctggactgggctgaagacaaagccaaccaggacatccagttcatatttccattcactttcagagagctgaatgtgctgaaagaggaaaagttcagcttggtgggacttgttcatcacttctttactgaaaccaaagaagcaggaatctgcagctttgaagacttccaggttgtgttcatctttgatggtctggatgagtgtcgacttcctctggacttccacaaaactacaatcctaactgaccctagaaagtccacctcagtggatgtgctgctgataaacctcatcagggggaaactgcttccctctgctcgcctctggataaccacacgacctgcagcagccaatcagatccctcctgactgtgttggcatggtgacagaggtcagagggttcactgacccacagaaggaggagtacttcaggaagagattcagagatgaggagcaggccagcaggatcatctcccacatcaagacatcacgaagcctccacatcatgtgtcacatcccagtcttctgctggatcactgctacagttctggaggatgtgctggaaaccagagagggaggacagctgcccaagaccctgactgagatgtacatccacttcctggtggttcaggccaaagtgaagaaggtcaagtatgatggaggagctgagacagatccacactggaataaaaagaacaggaagatgatggagtctctgggaaaactggcttttgatcagctgcagaaaggaaacctgatcttctatgaatcagacctgacagagtgtggcatcgatatcagagcagcctcagtgtactcaggagtgttcacacagatctttaaagaggagagaggactgtaccaggacaaggtgttctgcttcatccatctgagtgttcaggagtttctggctgctcttcatgtccatctgaccttcagcaactctggactcaatctgctggaacaacaacaaacaacctcccagaaatctaaattatttaacaaaccaaaacttcaatctctccaccagagtgctgtgaacaaggccttacagagtccaaatggacacctggacttgttcctccgcttcctcctgggtctttcactgcagaccaatcagactctcctacgaggtctgctgacacagacaggaagtaactggcagaccaatcaggaaacagttcagtacatcaagaagaagctcagtgaggatctgtctgcagagaaaagcatcaatctgatccactgtctgaatgaactgaatgatcgttctctagtggaggagatccaacagtccctgagatcaggaagtctctccacagataaactgtctcctgctcagtggtcagctctggtcttcatcttactgtcatcagaagaagatctggatgtgtttgacctgaagaaatactctgcttcagaggaggctcttctgaggctgctgccagtggtcaaagcctccaacaaagctctgtaa